TTCACGTAAATCCTAAAAGCAAATATGCATTTTCaattagtaaataaaaagtaattgagTAGTattaaatagtaatagtaatattaatattaatgctAATAAAACGTACAAAATAAATTCACCAGACAAAGTGAAAAGTCTTGATCGATCTATTTGtttcgaatttctttaattgtaaataatatattttcaaataatgcaaagatattttttataaattttatatcagatTCGTACCGTGGGCAAACTTGGCGGTATTTTGGAAATATGACCACCATTATAATAAACAACATTGGGTATCTCTGGTCgggaatataaatttatcatgtGAGAACTGGCGAGGACAAGGCTCATATTTTGTCCAGCCTCGATGATACTGGGTACATTATCTCCTAAATATTTGCGCGCTATCATTTGTTGAATAGGAACGAAGGTATAAAACCAATAATACATGTAATAATAGGTGtctatgaaatttttcagTCTTTGCAAGAACTGTGCATTAGTTGAGATATTCTCTATTTCCCAATTCGAAAGATGCGATGGCAATATTGGACTTCCCAACAAATATCGTTCAAGATTACGTAACTGTGTTGACGTAATACCTatgaaaattatgattatataattattttataaattaattaaaacaattcaTTGGCCGATATTATATTCAACGTCTTACCTATCAAAGGAGCACTGAATTTTTGAGCAAGTAAATAGAAAATCGGAGATGATATAGTCTCCACAATAACTGCATCGAATTTCTCATTGCTCGTAGATACAAATAATTGTTGAATATTTGGAAGCTTTAATAGTTCTTCTGTAATATTATGACGGATATTATCTAGAAGCTCACTCAATTCCATTTCTGTAAATCTTCTGTTTAGTTtcatatctaatattttctctaaCTGTCcataattaacattataattGATTTCTGTGTAATTCGTCAAGTTTGGATCTTTAATCGCATTTAGAGTTAGAATCACAAGCTCGTGTCCACGTTCGTGAAGTTTCCTCCATAAAGATTGATATGCAATTTGATGACTATAAAGTGGTGAAGGCACAATGATAAgtaattttttactatttaccAAGGTGCGTTGCGTTGTCCAAACGATGAAGAATAACGTCAAACCAATGATCAAATTCATTCTTACAGCTATCGAACTTCTTTTCCGTTTAGTCACaatatacttaataaaatatttccgcAAGTCTGTGTCATAGTCTTTTCTAACGAATATTATCtaatgtacttatatatatatatatatatatatatatatatatatatatatatcaggtgttgaatatttcattatttagtTTCATATTCATTAGcctatacttttattttaactttttgaTAACTCTTATCCATTAATTCTTGATAGATATACAATGCAAATGAGaactacaaatattttatgtaattctACTGTATAATGCAATGTTGTACTATAATgttgaaatatctttattgGCTATCGCAAGTATTTATCAATAGATATTGtttttcattcaataaaatatgataataaaacattaatctaattgaatttataatctgaaagaaaaacaatcgaGATTCATTGAATGgaacaagaaagaagtagaaatgTTATCGTTGATATAGATGAAGTTCAGAGTCTAGCTGAGTTACATTGTCGAAAGAagcgaagaaataaattctctaTTTTTAGAATTCATTCGTCTTGCCATCTCTTATTTTCGTATCAACTAAGAATAGGCAGTGCATCTTCATCAATCGCACGTTAGTTTTCGgcgtccttctttttctttcccactTAAATCCTGTCTTTCTCTTAACGTCAGTATACGGCGATGTCGtaatttgaaaagtttctCCGCTTTTCTGAACGTTATTTATGCGTGTTGGATACGTGTAGCCTGGTCAAAACTTATCGAAAGTTTACTAGATAAAGTCTGTATCCAGGTTATTTGTCAATTATCTATGTCCAACGTCAGAATTACGTCATGGTAATACTTTTGGCACGAATAAAATCTTCGATGGTTgcgtttttcaaattttccaaacgttctgaaaataagaaatatgattCCAGccatttaatattatgtataagaACGTATTTTTCTGATGTCATTCCGAAAtcatttattcaatatatttttaatattctttagatcaaaatatattatttgcgttatatgtaaatatttatttttacattcatCGAAATTGATTATAAAGTATGattacgaataaagaaaatattaattatcaattattgataattgtaTCGCTTAgatttatatgatttaatttatcaatagtttattattatatttaattatatttaattactatCATAATCTCTAAGTCAGAAATTTCGTAATGccagaatattaattaacaatactATTTTGttctgatttttattttatataaactgtTGTTTCATCCGCTGTTAAAGTGAGACTGTAATACATTTCAATAGGATATACAGTTTCTATCAGGAACTACGTAATTATGTGTACGTGAGAAACGACAATTAAATATGTACAATTTAAGTGTATAATTGTTAATCGAACTTGCTTCGAAATCCCATTGTGCATtgtattatcataattttatcgGGAACATGGACGGATGGCCTTGTGTCGCGTGAGAATAACTGCGAAATGTATGTGAAGAAATTACATTGGTGCAAAAAGCATGAAATACCCGATCGAGAAATTGCTGCCATTCGTCTGGCAGAGTGGATTACTACCGATGTTGGGTTGAAATGGACCGATGTCATAACTCATGGAACCCGTTAATGTTCGTATCTGGTTCGTGAAAATGTGAATTAATAAACCGTTGGTACATATAAAATGGTATTACTCTATATTTTTACATGGAGAGATTtgtgaattttatattttttttccagcGCATTTtgttaacgaaaaaagaaaaaaatattgagaataATACAAGgacttcgttctttttatgttACGTTAATGCTTTGACTATGTTtatacgatgaaaatattgttgAATATCAGTAATGATTAATGTTTCGCTTgggaaattttatttttctttaaaattggCAGCTGCTTTGCAGTTtcgcactttctctctctctctctctctctctctctctctctctctccctctctctttccttcatacctttctttctcttaaattCAAAGCATAGGAGTAAACGTGAGGTAAAATGCAGTTTAGAGGAGGCAATCGGTCGGGCAGATCCGTCGTAAGCGTGTATTGCCTGTATACTGCTCGGCTAGAAACTTTGCAGTAATATTAAACATCTGTCAAACGCGAGGAagtgagcgagaaagagagagagagagaaagagagtgagtgaatgagagagagagggagagagagagagagagagagagaatgaaagggtGAGAGAGGTGGTGCAAAACATCCACGGTGGATTATGTACGAGCTACACTCGTGGCGCACCCACGAAATGGAGTTACGAGTGCTTTTCAGGATATTATGTTTGAGTTCGCCGCGTAATATACGAGGGCATTGCAAGTCTACTGTTAGCGGTGCTGCCCCGACAGACACAGAACTCGTGCAAACTCTTTTTACTCGACGAACAGACGATTGTTTGATATCGCCGTCATTGTTCTCCATCCCTTATCGGTTTTCCTTTTCGATCATTTCGCCATCGTTTAACAGtccttttaataattaacaacaGGTTCTTTTGtgtaaaaaaatctttatgtCCAtctaacgtttctctttctttagacATGAACTTTTTTGATagacgattatattttttcttcgggatagaacgataatatttatgataaactGTTAATACACGACAAATTATTTGTCCTCAATACATAGATAAacattttacttaaaaaattgttttttagaTATGcttttaaagattattttgtaaaaaattgtttgataattattataaatattgtaaaaagataaataaaaatctgtcCTTTACAACAAGATTTACTTaaagtttttattctttttagtttcaggaatatttgtatttaaatatgaaacgTTTATGTGTCAaacttttttcaagaaatattgATACAAATTTCAGTGATTTGCATTTGTTCGTGAATGCAACatagttttcttttacaactactataaatatatgataatgcATTATGAATaacgatatttcaaaaataatatattcgaaagataaaaatgtagaaaCGTTCTTGAAAAAAccattttcattgaaaaattattctctttttatctacaaACTTTTGTATAAACTTTAAtactatctatataataaaaataatttcatcgatatatcgtaGATATAACCACGTGTTCtatgaattttcaaaatcgattATCTTGAAAAAGACGTTTCATAGACGCTTTAACTATAATAGTGTAATCTCGAAAGTCCTGGCAATTCACTCAACGTAATTTAACAATCAGaggaactttcttttttcaactatTAAAGAAATCTAACGTAACATATAAAGATAGTCTCGGTACGGATCATCGAGCTTAGGTGGGTAATGGCTTTCCGATCGCACGAAATCCTTTCCAGGACTTATTTTTATAGTACATCGAGTCGGTCCGAATGGAATCACGCTTTAACGGTGCGTTACATAAGGGTGCTTTGCGTTTAGATTCCTCATGGTAACATGCTCGAAGAGCTAGGGCAATTTATCTTTGTCAACCGATGTCGAGCAACGTCAGTGATTCAAGTGTGGGGACGGAGGACCGTTTGTACCTTCGATTCCGTCATTAAGGCAGCACTCATGGTTTATTCAGATGACCACACCGTGAATAGggatggaaagagagggagagagagagagagagagagagagagaaagagagagagaggataaggaaagggaaaggacAGGTCAAACCGTAGTTACTGCCGCGGGGTTTGTACCTACCTACCGTTCTCCGGAGTCACTTGCTCATTCCGTTGATTACATACATTGGATCGCAGATCCTCTATATCTCGAAATCCTCTAATCTCGTGATCTAAggttaaaatattcttaaccTGTTTGCATCGCCACATCCTCCTTTTTGGGTATTGATATTTGTATACTTGataattcattgaaatatctCCTATGTAGTATTCTATGTAGCATTCGTGGTATAATGAAGAAGGAAGTTATTATAATTGGATTGAATGGATCGAAAGCCAATTGTGATTTTCCACCTTTCAATATGTTTTTGTTGAGTGTATTCACACATATTGTatcaatacacacacatacttttacttttaaaatcCATCAAattgtatttcattaaaacaaacaagaataatagagagagagagagagagagagagagagagagagagagagagagagagagagagagagagagagagagagagagagagagagagagagagagagaaataaaatagaatgattTCGATAAATGTCGTAATACATTACAAATGGGGTAATACGTTAATAATCACATGATCATTTGCTATGTTTTAATTAGATTATCGAATCTGCCAATAATCGCATAAAACAGGTTTAACGTCGGAATTCACGGTAATGCTTTACGTACgttattcatatacatatacatatacatatatatatatatatatatatatatatatatatatatatatagatataaatacacacacacacacacacgtatatgtcttcgtgtatgtttgtatgcgATATGATTTTGTGAAGCGCAAGGGATTGGAGATCGAGGGAGAcaagggaaaaataaaaattggtaCGCGTGCATTCGATTGAGAATATTATGCTGCCAATTACTAGAAAGCCAGGTGGTACGCTTCGTTAGTCATCGAAATAATTGATTCTCACTCCCGCAATTCCACTATCGTACACGTCGATTCCCTCCGATATCCTTACCGACCCTCTGCTTCACAGTTCTGTCAGCGTTTAATTATCATTGCATTTTCGATGTAACGGTAATTGCGAAACAATCGGCCAGTAATATTGATCGGTGCATCGATGAGTTCACATCAACTCCTCGATATTTTGTTTCAATCCATCGACATACGTTTTATGTCATACAACGTAAAGCAAAATATTCTCTCTAACGAAGTTttaacatttcattattttttcgatcCAGATCAATATCTGTAATACGTGATTACGAGAAAATATgaagtatcatttttttttccattatccATTGTTAACATTATTCGTTGTTATTTTGAACAttgatgatattttctttctacgtatctacgtttctcctgacgaaat
This genomic interval from Vespula pensylvanica isolate Volc-1 chromosome 8, ASM1446617v1, whole genome shotgun sequence contains the following:
- the LOC122631159 gene encoding UDP-glycosyltransferase UGT5-like — translated: MNLIIGLTLFFIVWTTQRTLVNSKKLLIIVPSPLYSHQIAYQSLWRKLHERGHELVILTLNAIKDPNLTNYTEINYNVNYGQLEKILDMKLNRRFTEMELSELLDNIRHNITEELLKLPNIQQLFVSTSNEKFDAVIVETISSPIFYLLAQKFSAPLIGITSTQLRNLERYLLGSPILPSHLSNWEIENISTNAQFLQRLKNFIDTYYYMYYWFYTFVPIQQMIARKYLGDNVPSIIEAGQNMSLVLASSHMINLYSRPEIPNVVYYNGGHISKIPPSLPTDLREFLDNATNGFIYISFGSTIKYNYLKENTKTLLTNVLSKLPWPIVWSRSDADSIKNFSYHLGKIFISKWVPQQGILAHPNIKLFIYQGGLQSTEEAIHYGVPLIGIPIVFDQHYNVKKIVTFGVAKYLHLANMTEEIFHDSIYDMFNNIEKYKEKMLELQRIVKDVPYNSVENAVWWIEYVIRNKGTPYLQLNEKYISYYQRYDIDIIIFLSIFITLLIILLLYITLKIFSYIIKHNTFIKEKLS